The following are encoded together in the Pedobacter steynii genome:
- a CDS encoding aspartate kinase, with the protein MKILKFGGTSVGSPERMKKLLDIINPAEEQIVVLSAVSGTTNSLVEISGKLLKEDKQVALSLINALHQKYNEFVAELLPENEFREQGQEVVDYHFGFLSSLVNDLFTPIEEKVVLAQGELLSTTLYHIYLKSIGVASVLLPALDFMKIDEDNEPDVPYSTKHLQPLLEQHKGNKLFITQGFICRNSFGEVDNLRRGGSDYTASLIGAAILAEEVQIWTDIDGMHNNDPRIVKGTKPISHLSFDEAAELAYFGAKILHPQSVFPAQKYKIPVRLLNTMEPQAAGTLISTDSEKGKIKSIAAKDGITAIKIQSSRMLLAYGFLRRVFEIFERYKTPIDMITTSEVAVSLTIDFTDNLDKIVEELHAFGSVEIDNDQSIVCVVGDFSADKHGYAARVLDSIKHIPIRMISYGGSNYNISLLINTKDKTEALKSLHNRLFE; encoded by the coding sequence ATGAAGATATTAAAGTTTGGAGGAACTTCCGTAGGAAGCCCTGAGCGCATGAAAAAGTTGCTGGATATCATTAATCCGGCCGAAGAGCAAATTGTGGTCCTATCAGCCGTGTCTGGTACAACCAATAGTTTAGTGGAAATTTCAGGCAAACTTTTAAAGGAGGATAAACAGGTGGCGTTAAGCTTAATTAACGCATTGCACCAGAAATATAATGAATTTGTGGCTGAATTACTACCTGAAAACGAATTCAGGGAGCAGGGACAGGAAGTGGTAGACTATCATTTCGGTTTCTTAAGCTCATTGGTAAACGATCTTTTTACTCCGATAGAGGAGAAAGTTGTACTGGCACAGGGAGAATTATTGTCGACCACCCTATATCATATTTACCTGAAATCTATCGGTGTAGCATCAGTATTGCTTCCGGCCCTTGATTTCATGAAAATCGATGAAGACAATGAGCCTGATGTTCCTTATAGTACCAAACACCTGCAGCCTTTACTGGAGCAGCATAAGGGAAATAAGCTGTTCATCACTCAGGGATTCATCTGCAGAAACAGCTTTGGTGAGGTCGATAACCTCAGACGTGGCGGAAGTGATTATACGGCTTCCTTAATCGGTGCGGCGATCCTGGCAGAAGAAGTTCAGATCTGGACAGACATCGACGGGATGCACAACAACGATCCAAGGATTGTGAAGGGAACCAAACCGATCTCTCATCTTTCTTTTGATGAAGCTGCAGAGCTGGCTTATTTTGGGGCAAAGATTTTACATCCGCAGTCGGTATTCCCGGCTCAGAAATATAAGATTCCCGTTCGCTTATTGAACACGATGGAACCACAGGCTGCAGGAACCTTGATTTCTACAGACAGTGAAAAAGGAAAGATCAAATCTATTGCGGCAAAAGACGGCATTACAGCAATCAAGATCCAGTCGAGCAGAATGTTATTGGCTTATGGTTTCCTGAGAAGGGTATTCGAAATCTTTGAAAGGTACAAAACGCCGATCGATATGATTACCACTTCAGAGGTTGCCGTTTCTTTAACCATAGATTTCACCGATAATCTGGATAAAATCGTAGAAGAGCTTCATGCTTTCGGTTCAGTAGAGATCGATAACGATCAGAGTATTGTGTGTGTAGTAGGAGATTTCAGTGCAGATAAGCATGGTTATGCTGCCCGCGTACTGGATTCTATCAAACACATTCCGATCCGTATGATCTCTTATGGAGGAAGTAATTACAACATTTCCCTGCTGATCAATACCAAAGATAAAACAGAAGCTTTAAAGAGTTTACATAACCGTTTGTTTGAATAG